A genomic window from Streptomyces brevispora includes:
- a CDS encoding coenzyme F420-0:L-glutamate ligase has translation MSATSAAAPSYRVWALPGMPEVRAGDDLAKLIAAAEPGLADGDVLLVTSKIVSKAEGRIVEATDREAAIDAETVRVVARRGALRIVENRQGLVMAAAGVDASNTPAGTVLLLPEDSDASARAIREGLRDTLGVEVGVVVTDTFGRPWRNGLTDVAIGAAGVRVLDDLRGGSDAHGNPLSATVVATADELASAGDLVKGKADGLPVAVVRGLGHVVDPADAGGARAMVRVAADDMFRLGTSEAVREAVTQRRTVREFTDDPVDPGAVRRAVAAAVTAPAPHHTTPWRFVLLESPESRTRLLDAMRDAWIADLRRDGKSEESVAKRVRRGDVLRRAPYLVVPCLVMDGSHTYGDERRDTAEREMFVVAAGAGIQNFLVSLAGERLGSAWVSSTMFCRDVVREVLELPSSWDPLGAVAVGRAAGAPSARAERAAEAFVAVR, from the coding sequence ATGAGCGCGACCTCCGCCGCCGCACCCTCGTACCGGGTGTGGGCGCTCCCCGGGATGCCCGAGGTGCGGGCCGGGGACGATCTCGCGAAGCTGATCGCCGCCGCCGAGCCCGGTCTCGCCGACGGTGACGTCCTGCTCGTCACCTCGAAGATCGTCTCCAAGGCTGAGGGCCGGATCGTCGAGGCCACCGACCGGGAGGCGGCGATCGACGCCGAGACGGTACGGGTGGTGGCGCGGCGCGGTGCGCTGCGGATCGTCGAGAACCGGCAGGGCCTGGTCATGGCCGCGGCCGGGGTCGACGCCTCGAACACCCCCGCCGGAACGGTCCTGCTGCTGCCCGAGGACTCCGACGCGTCGGCCCGGGCGATCCGCGAAGGACTGCGGGACACACTCGGCGTCGAGGTCGGCGTCGTCGTCACGGACACCTTCGGGCGCCCTTGGCGCAACGGGCTGACCGATGTCGCGATCGGGGCGGCCGGGGTGCGGGTACTGGACGATCTGCGCGGCGGGAGCGACGCGCACGGCAATCCGCTGAGCGCGACCGTGGTCGCCACCGCCGACGAGCTGGCCTCGGCCGGGGACCTGGTCAAGGGCAAGGCGGACGGGCTGCCGGTGGCGGTGGTGCGCGGGCTCGGCCACGTCGTGGACCCGGCCGACGCCGGGGGCGCACGGGCGATGGTGCGGGTCGCGGCCGACGACATGTTCCGGCTGGGGACGTCCGAGGCGGTACGGGAGGCGGTGACCCAGCGGCGCACGGTGCGCGAGTTCACCGACGATCCGGTGGACCCGGGCGCGGTGCGGCGGGCCGTGGCCGCGGCGGTGACGGCGCCCGCGCCGCATCACACGACGCCGTGGCGGTTCGTGCTGCTGGAGTCGCCGGAGTCGCGGACCCGGCTGCTGGACGCCATGCGGGACGCGTGGATCGCGGATCTGCGGCGTGACGGGAAGAGCGAGGAATCGGTCGCCAAGCGGGTGCGGCGGGGCGATGTGCTGCGCCGGGCGCCGTATCTGGTGGTGCCGTGTCTGGTGATGGACGGCTCCCACACGTACGGGGACGAGCGGCGGGACACGGCGGAGCGCGAGATGTTCGTGGTCGCCGCGGGCGCCGGGATCCAGAACTTCCTGGTCTCGCTGGCGGGTGAGCGGCTGGGGTCGGCGTGGGTGTCCTCGACGATGTTCTGCCGCGATGTCGTGCGGGAGGTGCTGGAGCTGCCGTCGTCGTGGGACCCGTTGGGCGCGGTGGCGGTGGGGCGGGCCGCGGGGGCGCCGTCCGCTCGGGCGGAGCGGGCTGCGGAGGCGTTCGTCGCGGTGCGGTGA
- a CDS encoding DNA-3-methyladenine glycosylase family protein, whose translation MAGRFAPRSAPHAAVPHQVTTPAPAALTRDWTPPGPLDLRLVLGPLRRGPADPAFRMSADGSVRRASRTPAGPGTLHVVARDGRIEAAAWGPGAAWLLDQLPTLLGAADEPEAFTPRHRLLAATHHRRPGLRLLRTGLVMESLIPSVLEQKVTTDEAYRAWRLLVRKYGEPAPGPQEYGLYVMPDARTWSLIPSWEWHSAGVDSKRSATILRAVRVARRMEEAAAMELTEAMARLQAIPGIGPWTAAETLQRANGAPDAVTVGDIHLPGIVGHALAGNRNADDEEMLSLLAPYEGQRHRATRLIMLSGNTPPRHAPRMTRGDIARL comes from the coding sequence GTGGCAGGACGATTCGCTCCCCGCAGCGCCCCGCACGCGGCCGTCCCGCACCAGGTGACGACGCCCGCGCCGGCGGCACTGACCCGTGACTGGACCCCGCCGGGCCCGCTCGATCTGCGGCTCGTCCTCGGCCCGCTGCGCCGAGGTCCCGCCGACCCCGCCTTCCGGATGTCCGCGGACGGCTCCGTCCGGCGGGCCAGCCGCACCCCCGCGGGCCCCGGCACCCTTCATGTCGTCGCCCGCGACGGCCGGATCGAGGCGGCCGCCTGGGGGCCCGGCGCGGCCTGGCTGCTGGACCAGCTGCCGACGCTGCTGGGCGCGGCGGACGAACCGGAGGCCTTCACCCCGCGCCACCGGCTGCTCGCGGCGACCCACCACCGCCGGCCGGGACTGCGGCTGCTGCGCACCGGCCTGGTGATGGAGTCCCTGATCCCGTCGGTCCTGGAGCAGAAGGTCACCACGGACGAGGCGTACCGCGCCTGGCGCCTCCTGGTCCGCAAGTACGGGGAGCCGGCGCCCGGCCCGCAGGAGTACGGCCTGTACGTCATGCCGGACGCCCGCACCTGGTCGCTGATCCCGTCCTGGGAGTGGCACAGCGCGGGCGTCGACAGCAAGCGCTCGGCGACGATCCTGCGCGCGGTCCGGGTGGCCCGCCGGATGGAGGAGGCGGCCGCCATGGAGCTCACCGAGGCGATGGCCCGGCTCCAGGCGATCCCGGGCATCGGCCCCTGGACGGCCGCCGAGACCCTGCAACGGGCGAACGGCGCCCCGGACGCGGTGACGGTGGGCGACATCCACCTGCCCGGCATCGTCGGCCACGCACTGGCCGGAAACCGGAACGCCGACGACGAGGAGATGCTGTCCCTCCTGGCCCCCTACGAGGGCCAGCGCCACCGGGCGACCCGCCTGATCATGCTCTCCGGCAACACCCCGCCCCGCCACGCCCCGAGAATGACGAGAGGCGACATCGCCCGCCTGTAG